The Pseudochaenichthys georgianus chromosome 20, fPseGeo1.2, whole genome shotgun sequence genomic interval GGCTATTTCCCGAACAGATCAAAATATAGGAAGTGTGGACTGGTGCTTGGAGAGGTGCTTGTATAGCAGTATATGTGTATGATTCCTTCAAATCCTCTGTTACCGTCACATCTACTGTATAATCCTAAATTACAATGTATGTGTGATGTCCACAAGGGTTGTATTGTCTTTAAGGCTCCTTACTTTCAGCTCAGTATTCGACGATTTTTAATTGTGGTCGGTTCATGTCTCATTTTTGGCCGGGACATCATTCCATCTTTATATTGCAAATATTTCTGGGACTCTGTCCAGTGTTTCAAAGCGTGGTTAGTTCACTGCTAACCCAACGAGCCAGACTCTCGTCCGTCTGATGATGAAACACAAGCCCACAGTAGTTGAATGAGCTACTGAGTGAAGCTCTCTGCTTTCCATGACACTGGTTTTGTCTGGAGGTTAACGGAAATGTTGGCTTGAAAATGCAACGTCTGTTTTCCATGCCAACATTCTCATTGGCTCGAGATCTAACATCTGAGCTTAGATTTATTAGCCTTTTTGGAAGACATTTTTAAGAAATCTGTTTTCTTTTGATAAGTGACTGACCACGCATAAAATGGCGTGTGCTCAGCACGAGCCGAAACCTAATATTTCAACGGTTTtgtactttttttatttgagcAAATATAATCTTAGACGTCTTTTGTGGTTTGTCCCCATTTCGTTGATTTCTTTGACAGTTCATCTGGAGAACTCCATGAACTCTCGAATGCGCCCCTCCTTCTTTTCCGATGGGAATAAAATCCCTCCCAGCACCAAACATCAAGGCCACTGTTCCAAAATCAGTGAAAGGTGCATCAGTTGATCCTATTCCATTTCACAGACCCATGATTGTTAGCCTGTTATCTTGTCACTCCTGCCTACAACTGTGCCACAAGGCTGTTCAGTACCTTGTCTGTTTTGTCTGCTTTCACGCCCAACATCACTGTACAAAAGATCGAATTTCCATTCAATCGTCTATTGTTTTACTGTCCTGTTATGTGTCCAACTCCTCGCGCAGCTGTTGTTCTTGGAGAATGAAAATGTTCTGATCTCCCTCGACATAGACTTCTTTACGAGCGTGTCTGATTGCATCCACATTTTCCGAGCCTTCACCTCACAAAAGAATGCCTCAGTGGGACTCCGGACAAATTACGTTAGAAGGAGGAATGACAATCACGCAGATGGAGGCACACGGATGTTTAAATCGTGTAGCATGGTCAGCATCAATGGGCCCCTGGGTTCATAGGTCATAGGTGTAAAAGGCACCCCATTGTTCGACACAGGAGCAAGACACCCAGACTGTTTCTGTATTTCTTTGCTGGTGAACCACAAACCGCAGACACAAAATCGACTCAGAGATGTTGCTTGGAGTGTTATTTTTTTAGATTTGTTTATATCTCTTTGATATATCTCGGGTCATTGTGGTTGGTTTGCATCTGCATGGATTCATTTTGCGTTTCTTTTTAGTTGTGTTGATCTCTTTCTAGTCATTTTACATCTCTTTGTGgtaacttttctttttttcagtcAAGTCAAGGACATTCTTTTCACCTTTGTAGTCATTGTGTGTTCTCATGCAGTCATTTTGATTATCTTTATGGTTATTTTGCATGTCATTGGATAGACTTTACAACCAACAAATATGAAAGTCAAAGTGTTCTGGCCTTGAACCCTTGGGCCCCTTGTTTTGTTCGCAGTAAGCTTTTTTAGCAATTCCTTGTGGGCCCCTGAGGGACAATTTGAATCACAACAAGGCATCAATGTAAAATACAGCTTTAATATTACAGAGAATGTTCTATATTTCAAGACACAAAGGCTTTACGTTTGCTTTAATCTGTCACTTGTATGTAAATAACAAGTGATCTCTTTATGTAACAACAATGTCATGTAATAGATCAAAACAATATAGAATGATAATCGCCTTTTCATCCCTCTGCTTTGCGGTTGTCATACCCTAAACATGCGTGCTCTACACGTTGGAGTGGTGCGTGGTTGAAAGCGGATTTGTCTTTAACCCATATGTCCCAGTTACCACATGGCTTACGGTCCGAGCACGTCACAACAACAAAATCATTCACAGAAAAATATCAGGTCGTTTGATTTTTGTTTCATAACGCATGCAAGCACCTTATGTTGCAATATGTCATCCCTCTCCTCCCTTGGCCCGTCATTTCATATGTATCAACAGTGAGATAATGTGATGTTCTTCAATCTGCTGGAATTAAATAGAGGACTTTGTGTTGTGTCTGTCCAGGCAGGGCGAGACGATGGGCTGCATTAAGAGCAAAGAGGACAAAGGTCCTACCATGAAGTATCGGCCAGATAGTTCCGCAGCGTCAGACCCCAACTCCACCATCACCACACCTCACGTGGGTCACTACGGACCGGACCCCACCCAGCTGCAGCAGAACCAAGCCCCCTCCTCAGGCTCTGGGACTGGGAATTTCAACCACACCCTCATGCCGTTTGGAGGCTCGTCTGCCATGACTCCCTTTGGAGGGGCGTCCTTCACCGGCCCTGCGTCCAACTCGTTCTCCGGCGCCGTCTCAAGTGAGTAGGGTCATACAATGCTGATAATGCACTTAATGGAGAGCTGAATGACACACTTATGCATACATGATTTTGTAGCCCCTTTCTTGCTGACCGTATTTCCTGTAAATCTTACCATCAGGTTTTGAATCTATTTTTCTTATCTTCTCATAATCTTTGCATTCCTCAATCAGCTTTCTGCTGTGGTATTTCCATAATACCATATGGTAGTCAATCTGTAATGCCATGTTTTTTATGTATATTATTATGAATCatattttagagacttgagTTGCTACAGATGTGTAATCCATCTTGTTTTTCATCCTTTTCATAAATGCTTCGGCTTTAGAGCTGGATGACATTTCTGCTTTCTGTCATGCAGagaggttttcaaagtgtgaggaTGTTTTCCACAGGGATTTTCCAAACTATTTCAATGGTGGTTTAGTGAATGGAAGTAAAGGAAAATAACATTAGTTAAAAGTgtgatttggttaaaaagataGTTCAGAGGTACAGTAGTTTTGGTGAATGTTATATTTGTACATACTTTTCCAGAGATAGAATTAAGTAAATGCTTTAGGACATCATCTTTTTAAAGTATTTGGTGTAGTCTATTGTTATGTCCAACAGCAGTATGGCTATCTTTGATTATTGAGTGCCTTGTGATGAAATACCTTTGCTCTTTCCAGTCTTTCCCTGAGGGCTCCACATTTGAAATCCCCTGATCTAACACAATGATTCTGTCCAAAACCTTGGGTTATGATCAACCAGCTGCAAAAAAAATGGTGTCTTGATTTGAAAGCTTATTGTCAGACTCTTCTGGCTAATCCGCATTTACAAAAGAAAACACAGACATAATGTTAACTGAGATAATAAAACACTAATGTGTACTAATGAAGTAATCATTTTGATTACAGTAAATGGGTTAAAACATACAAACATACTTAACCCTGAGCTTAAAGTGGTCAGTATGCTGATCCGACATGTCGGTGTCACGGCTAATGCCCCAGCCATTGTTGTTTTAACTAGCTTTTCCTTGTTAGATTTGACACGGACCCTGTTATCACCCCTGATCACCCTAAATGTGTCTGAGCAGCTTACAGCGATGCAAAGCGCAAAGAGATGTTTCGGCGGGATTTGGGTTGTAATCCTCCGCCACGCTGGATTATCTGCTCTCAGAGAGGGGCGAAGGTGGCTCATGCTGTGGTGTTAGCTTTCTGCAGAGATAATGGGATTATTGTTGACAGCATTGTTATCCGCGGTGGGGATATGAATGTCATCTGTGTGGGGGTGTGGCTGTATAGGTTTTACAGGTTCACTATGGGAGGGAGAGATGAGTTTACGCATACCATAATTTACAGAACTATGTCTTCTGACTATTACACATTTAATACTGCTAATGGAATCTAGCTTATGACTGTTAGACAGATGTTTCTATTAAAAACCTGTTTAATATACTGGCTCTCCTGTGGCTTGTGACTTGAGTTCAGTCACAGTCATATTTCCATGCAGgaaaaatacaatattattaTAGAGCGAGGGAAATCAATACAGTATGAGCTCTCAGACCTTGGCGAGACGAATTTAGCTTCCTTGATTGCCCTTTAAACAGTcacccacacaaacaaacacttctGTTTCCTACGTGCAGTTCCTCTCAAGCTTCATACTAACTCTGTCCTCTGCTATTATGTGTGTTTACAGTCAATACATGTTGGTctgttttgtgttttatttcagGTGGTGTTACATTCTTTGTGGCCTTGTATGACTATGAAGCTAGGACATCTGATgatctttcatttaaaaaaggagACCGATTCCAGATCATCAACAATACGTAAGCTTCTGTGCAGTTTCTAGAGTCTGATTGTCAGcagaatttaaaaaaaactccaTTTTATGAACCTTGTTGGAAAGGATGAAGCACATGCGGGGAAGAACCCATTACATTGTGAAGCAGATGAGGTTGatacacaacatttattttcctctttgATTTACGTTGTAGGATAGCGAAGGCCTCTGCGAAGGTTTGCAGGTGCCCTTCTACTTTAAATATGTTTCCTTGAAAGTACCGCAGCTGTTATATTGGGATGAAAAGTCTATTTTTCCAGCAGTAATCCCCAAACTGCACCTGTTCCGTATTCATGAATGCGTTTGATTGCAACTTGTTTCCTGTTGCTAGCTTTCTGCACAGCGCTGTGGATCTTTTATTTGATCCATGCTGCGGCAGAAACATCGCCTGAGGTTAGAGCATTGTAATGTAAATTAGATTAGAGTCATTCAATCCCCATTGTGACGATGCTTTCAGTCCTACCTCATACTTCAAAGACAGCTCCAAATTTGACTCGGCAGAATTAAATGAATGCAGAACAAATTACATAAAAAGCTTTGTACCTTTTTTAGTTGTTACCATAAGCAACCCTGCTGCCTAAAGTGAGGATAATTTTCAGACcaaattattaattattatcccTTATTAACCACTTTTCATCAAGAGTATCAATCATAGCAGGATGTAAAGTAATTTGTCTCATCTCTCCTGTGTCCTTTTCCTCCTGCAGAGAGGGAGACTGGTGGGAGGCTCGCTCCATCAATACCGGGAGAAATGGCTACATCCCCAGCAATTATGTGGCCCCTGCTGACTCCATCCAGGCTGAAGAGTAAGGCCTTGTTATAACCTCATTACCCCGTCTACAGGGACTGCACATGGAGGCTAATAACACTAGCATGATCCCATCTCACGTGGCTTACAATAAGCACACAGATATATGTGATGTTCAACCTTCAGATCCTCAGTCACCACTTAAACCGTGGGTTTGGCTGCTATTTAAAGTATTTTCTTTCGCTTGACAGGTGGTACTTTGGTAAAATGGGACGCAAAGATGCTGAGAGGTTGCTGCTGAATACGGGAAACCAACGAGGAACTTTCCTGGCACGAGAAAGTGAAACTACTAAAGGTTAAGATAGCTTCTTTGTTAAGTATTGTGGAAATTGCTTGGAGAAATGGAGCTTGTGTGAAGTAGGAGTACTTTAAGCTGGAATGGACACAAAACACTCCTGTTTTAATCATCGCTAcagtccggcagtggctcagtcagtaggggcttggactgcgagccgtagggtcgccggttcaagtccccgaacagacctaaatatggagtgtggactgctacttggaaaggttcccagttcacctccttggccctgccgtggtgcccttgagcaaggcaccggacaacccccttccccccccactcccattgctccccgggcgctgtacaatagctgcccactgctcctagtactagactcctggtactaggatgggttaaaagcagaggccaaatgtcacatgtgtgaccatttaaagaggggtttcatccctccaattCTTCTTCATCTAACTGCATCAGAAAATGTCTGGTTCTTTGATTAAAAGGGGAAAAAAGTTAGTATGAAGCATCCAGTCATATACTGTGTTACTACAAATTGTGCTAAATATGAACATGATGATACATTTACCCCTTTCCTAAATGCAAAaacaaagctcttctgaccGACTTCCAACGTCAGCTGATATCACGTTTTGTAAAATGTTGTCTGACAAGCAAGCAAACTTTGTTTTGTGTAGCACTTTTCATGAAAACAAAGACAGAATATATGGGAGTTAAAAGGAACAAAGAAGACACAAAAACAAGGGTCTAAAGCAATGCAAGCTGCTTTGTGAAGGTTTTGAATGCTGACTTTGCTtaaagctaatgttagcatgctaacatgctaaacgAAAATGCTAATATGATGCTAGTACTGATATTTGTGCTAGATAGACAAGAGTAAATAACCAACAAGCAGCATTAAGTGTACAGAAAACCTGTTCTGTTAGCttccaatacattttatttacaaGAGTAAAAATTCAATCTAAATGTATTATTCTCAGACATTGCACcatgagtgcaatgtgttcTGAGCTCTACCTTAAGGGTGTTTCTTTATTCAGCACCTGTAAAGTTAATATATGGATCTGGAGAAGGCTTAATTAAAAAATGCTATATTTTATAGTAACCACACTTGACACTTTTGTTTTGAATGTTGAAGGACATTTCCCTCGTCTCCTCTAGGTGCTTATTCTCTCTCCATACGAGACTGGGATGAAACCAAAGGGGACAATGTTAAACACTACAAGATCCGCAAGCTTGACAGCGGAGGATACTACATCACTACCCGGGCACAGTTTGACACACTACAGAAGCTTGTCAAGCACTACACAGGTATGTAGCTTGCACTGGTGTAACAATAACTATTATTGGAGCAGTTAGGATTTTAAACCTTGCATGAGGAGAGTTGAGGTTAAATCTCTATTTACCCTATTCATTTCTCGTCTGACTCTGGAGAGGGTATCAGTGTTGTAAAAATCCCCTCATTTATATTTCATCAAAGTAAGTGTAAGAACATGTATTCATCCACATAAAATGGAATGAATCGATGCATGAAACAGATTGCCTTTAAAACGCTGTACCCTGCTGGTTCATGtgggtgtgtgtatctgtgtgtgtcgcTGCTGGGTGTAATGTAGCGTTGTAATCTTCACAGAGCACGCTGACGGGCTTTGCCACAGGCTGACCGCGGTCTGCCCGACAGTCAAGCCTCAGACCCAGGGGCTGGCTAAAGATGCCTGGGAGATCCCCCGGGACTCCCTGAGACTGGAGCTCAAGCTGGGCCAGGGCTGCTTCGGAGAGGTCTGGATGGGTAAGAGCAACGCAGACGAGACACGCAGGAACACGTTCAGAGAATGCTTTATTGCCTCATGCAGTTTTTTTAATCGTAACTACCTACATGTTGAAATTCCAAGGCAGCCCAGATACATAAGAATCAAAATCAGTGAGTAAACCAAGATATTAAATAAAGAAGCAAGCACTCGTTGATAAAATAAGAATCAAATACGTACACATCCAAGGTAGAAACATGTAATTATTAAAGTAAGtgcattggtggaaagattaCTCAGTTAAGTCAAATTGGCAATAGCAAGTTGTAAaattactctgttacaagtaagaAGTACTGTATTGAAattcttacttaagtaaaagtacaaaagtaatcaaaatatatttaagtAACGGAAGTAAGAGTAGTTATTGTGTGTAATAGCCCATTTCAGAATTATATATAAGTTGAATTTCTTCATTATGATATTATTTGATGATGTCTATCACATCTGCTGGATATCTTAACCTAAAATGATGTCAATCTTTTGTATTAGTTAATGAATATGGTTAATTCGCTAATGATCTGAATCTATAAAATGGCGAGTAACTAAAACATTTGATATAAATGAAGTTAAAAAGTACCATATTGCGAAGTATAAATGGGAATTAGCATACAATTAATATACTCAGGTAGATGTACCTGAAATGTGTCCTAAAGTACTTAAGTAGATGTACTTTAGCACATTCAACCACTGAGTAACTGACACAAATAAAAGTAATTGCGTAGCAGCCAGGTAAAAGTAATAAATATTAACGGTATTTATTGCATGTGGTTGTTACAGTATAAAGCCATTTAAAAACA includes:
- the LOC117465554 gene encoding tyrosine-protein kinase yes-like, which produces MGCIKSKEDKGPTMKYRPDSSAASDPNSTITTPHVGHYGPDPTQLQQNQAPSSGSGTGNFNHTLMPFGGSSAMTPFGGASFTGPASNSFSGAVSSGVTFFVALYDYEARTSDDLSFKKGDRFQIINNTEGDWWEARSINTGRNGYIPSNYVAPADSIQAEEWYFGKMGRKDAERLLLNTGNQRGTFLARESETTKGAYSLSIRDWDETKGDNVKHYKIRKLDSGGYYITTRAQFDTLQKLVKHYTEHADGLCHRLTAVCPTVKPQTQGLAKDAWEIPRDSLRLELKLGQGCFGEVWMGTWNGTTKVAIKTLKPGTMSPEAFLQEAQIMKKLRHDKLVPLYAVVSEEPIYIVTEYMAKGSFLDYLKEGDGKFLKLPLLVDMAAQIADGMAFIERMNYIHRDLRAANILVADNLVCKIADFGLARLIEDNEYTARQGAKFPIKWTAPEAALYGRFTIKSDVWSFGILLTELVTKGRVPYPGMVNREVLEQVERGYRMPCPQGCPESLHEMMKHCWKKDPDERPTFEYLQSFLEDYFTSTEPQYQPGENL